One Coccinella septempunctata chromosome X, icCocSept1.1, whole genome shotgun sequence genomic window carries:
- the LOC123321395 gene encoding polyadenylate-binding protein 1: MNAGAPNYPMASLYVGDLHTDITEAMLFEKFSTAGPVLSIRVCRDLITRRSLGYAYVNFQQPGDAERALDTMNFDLIKGRPIRIMWSQRDPSLRKSGVGNVFIKNLDRSIDNKAMYDTFSAFGNILSCKVAQDENGTSKGYGFVHFETEEAANKSIEKVNGMLLNEKKVYVGRFIPRKEREKELGEKAKLFTNVYVKNFGEELTEEQLRQMFEQFGAITSYKIMSKDDGKSKGFGFVAFETPEAAEAAVETLNGKELVEGKLLYVGRAQKKAERQQELKRKFEALKLERLNRYQGVNLYVKNLDDTIDDERLRKEFSPFGTITSAKVMMEEGRSKGFGFVCFSSPEEATKAVTEMNGRIVGTKPLYVALAQRKEDRKAHLTSQYMQRMANIRMHQIGPYMQPGAQSYFVPTMPAPPQRFYGAAQVAPIRSSPRWPAQAQVRPGTQGAAAAYSNMQQNAYRAAARPPNQSAAMRNSISNMPRPITGQQPPNIQGRPLGGQGVVAATANRPSTYKYTPNMRNPPQGLGMTNAAPVQQAVHIQGQEPLTATMLAGATPQEQKQMLGERLFPLIERMYSNLAGKITGMLLEIDNSELLHMLEHNESLKAKVEEAVAVLQAHQAKQQIKKE; this comes from the exons ATGAATGCGGGTGCCCCCAATTATCCCATGGCGTCTCTGTACGTCGGGGATCTACATACTGATATAACTGAGGCTATGCTTTTCGAGAAATTCTCGACTGCTGGACCCGTTCTATCCATCCGCGTTTGCAGGGATTTGATAACCCGTCGTTCTCTTGGCTATGCCTACGTGAATTTTCAACAACCTGGTGATG CTGAAAGGGCTTTGGATACCATGAATTTTGACTTAATAAAAGGACGTCCCATTAGGATTATGTGGTCCCAACGTGATCCATCTCTGCGTAAGTCTGGGGTTGGAAATGTGTTTATCAAGAATTTGGACCGTTCCATTGATAACAAGGCCATGTACGATACTTTCTCTGCTTTCGGTAATATACTTAGCTGTAAAGTTGCCCAAGACGAAAATGGCACGAGCAAAGGGTATGGCTTTGTTCATTTTGAGACCGAAGAAGCTGCCaacaagtcaattgagaaggTGAATGGAATGTTACTGAACGAGAAGAAAGTGTACGTCGGGCGTTTCATCCCCCGTAAAGAAAGAGAAAAGGAACTAGGAGAAAAGGCTAAGTTATTCACTAACGTTTACGTCAAAAATTTCGGTGAAGAATTAACCGAGGAACAACTACGTCAAATGTTCGAGCAATTTGGGGCTATAACAAGTTACAAGATTATGAGCAAAGATGATGGAAAGTCTAAGGGATTTGGATTTGTTGCATTCGAGACACCAGAGGCTGCTGAGGCAGCTGTAGAAACTTTGAATG GTAAGGAATTAGTTGAAGGAAAATTACTCTACGTTGGAAGGGCTCAGAAGAAAGCAGAGCGTCAGCAAGAGCTCAAGCGAAAATTCGAAGCGCTGAAGCTCGAGCGATTAAACCGGTATCAAGGTGTGAATTTGTATGTCAAGAACCTTGACGACACCATTGATGATGAGCGATTACGCAAAGAATTTTCGCCCTTTGGTACTATCACTTCTGCTAAGGTGATGATGGAGGAGGGTAGAAGCAAAGGTTTCGGCTTTGTATGTTTTTCATCCCCCGAGGAGGCAACCAAGGCTGTTACAGAGATGAATGGTAGAATTGTGGGTACTAAACCGTTATATGTGGCACTTGCTCAAAGGAAAGAAGATCGTAAAGCACATCTTACATCACAGTATATGCAGCGAATGGCAAATATTCGTATGCATCAAATCGGGCCATACATGCAACCCGGAGCCCAAAGCTATTTTGTTCCAACTATGCCGGCTCCGCCTCAAAGATTTTACGGCGCAGCACAAGTGGCTCCAATAAGAAGCAGTCCAAGATGGCCAGCTCAGGCCCAAGTAAGACCAGGCACTCAGGGCGCCGCTGCGGCCTATTCCAACATGCAGCAGAATGCCTATAGGGCAGCTGCACGACCACCAAACCAGTCTGCTGCTATGCGTAACAGCATTAGCAACATGCCACGCCCAATTACTGGACAACAACCACCAAACATACAAGGACGACCACTCGGAGGACAAGGTGTCGTGGCAGCCACAGCTAACCGGCCATCGACTTACAAGTACACACCCAACATGCGTAATCCACCTCAGGGACTCGGAATGACTAATGCTGCTCCTGTGCAGCAGGCCGTACACATACAAGGTCAAGAACCCCTCACCGCCACCATGTTGGCAGGAGCAACACCACAGGAACAGAAGCAAATGCTAGGTGAACGTCTGTTCCCGCTTATCGAACGCATGTACTCTAATCTGGCGGGTAAAATTACCGGTATGTTGTTGGAAATCGACAACTCTGAGTTGTTGCACATGTTGGAACATAATGAGTCTCTCAAGGCGAAAGTGGAAGAAGCTGTTGCTGTCTTACAGGCTCATCAAGCCAAACAGCAAATCAAAAAAGAGTAA